GCGCATGCGCGGCGTGCGCATCTTCGACATCTCGAACATCCGGGAGCCGAAGCTGGTGGCCAATGTGCAGACGTGCCGCGGCTCGCACACGCACACGGTGCTCGAGGACCCGAAGGACAAGCAGAACGTCTACATCTACGTGTCCGGTTCGTCGGGCATCCGCTCCGCGGACGAGCTGGCCGGCTGCGCGGGTGATGCGGCGAGCAACGATCCGAACTCGTCGCGCCTGCGCATCGAGATCATCAAGGTGCCGTTGGCCGATCCGAGCAAGGCGGCCGTGGTGGGCCGGGCGAACATCTTCGCCGGTCTCTCGGACAACCCGCGTCACGGTCTCTCCGACGCCGACAAGGAAGCGGCGGCCAAGCAGCTCGCCGACGCGCGCGCGCGTGGTGGCTTCGTCGCGAAGAACCCGCAGTCGGGGCTCGATCAGGTCGTACCGCCGCAGATCGTGCGTCCGCTGCTCGACAGCCTGGCCAAGGTGCGTGGGGCGTCCACGCCCAACGCCGCCGACTCGGCCGCGGCCCGTCCGCTCGTGCAGAACGCGCTCAACCGCATGTTCGCGAATGCCGCGGGTCCCAACGCCAGCAATGGCGCGATCAGCGAGCGCTCGCAGTGCCACGACATCACGGTGTATCCGTCGCTCGGTCTGGCCGGCGGCGCGTGTGAAGGACATGGCCTGCTGCTCGACATCAGCAACCCGGTCGCGCCGGTGCGTCTCGACGCCGTGGCCGACTCCAACTTCGCCTACTGGCACTCCGCCACGTTCAACAACGACGGCACGAAGATTCTCTTCTCCGACGAGTGGGGCGGTGGCAGTGCACCGAAGTGCCGCGCGGGTGACAAGCACGAGTGGGGTGCCGACGCGATTTTCAACATCGTGAACCGCAAGATGGTGTTCCAGAGCTACTACAAGATTCCCACCTACCAGACGTCGAACGAAAACTGCGTGGCGCACAACGGCTCGCTGATCCCGATCCCGGGCCGCGACGTGATGGTGCAGGCGTGGTATCAGGGCGGCATCTCGGTGTTCGACTGGACGGATGGCAAGGCGCCGAAGGAAATCGCGTCGTTCGACCGCGGTCCGGTGGACAGCACGCGTCTGGTGTCGGGTGGCTCGTGGTCGGTGTACTGGTACAACGGCAGCATCGTGAGCTCCGAGATCGCGCGTGGCATGGACGTGGTGGAGCTGGTGCCGAGCGAGCACATCTCGCAGAACGAGATCGATGCCGCGAAGACGGTGAAGTGGGACTATCTGAACGCGCAGGGGCAGCCGAAGATCGTGTGGCCGCCCAGCTTCGCGCTGGCGAAGGCGTTCACCGATCAGCTCGAGCGCAAGGGCTGCGCGGCGGGCACGGTGAGTGCGCTGCGGACGCAGATCGCGGCGGCGGAGAAGGCCAACGGCGCGGCGCGCAACGATGCGCTGGCCAAGGCGGTGAGTGATGCGGAAGGCGCGCGCAGCTGCGATGGCGCCAAGGTCGACATGCTCAAGAAGTCGCTGCAGGATCTCCGCGCGCTGGCGATGTAAGCGCGGCGTCATCGCGACAGGCAGGAAAAACGGGCGATGCTTCCTGAGGGAAGCATCGCCCGTTGTACATTCGGAACTGGAAGAGGCGACGGCGGGAGTCGTGAACCACGCACAACGACCCTCGAGGGAAAGAAACAATCAATCATTGCATCAATGGTGCGACAGGCGCGGATTGCATCCGCGACGCTCTCCCGTCTTTGATGAGACGGACGGGTGGCTCCGTTTTCCCGGCCCCTCGGGTACATTGGCCGGACGCGCGCCATAACCATGAGTCAGCTTACCGCCACCGAGAGACAGTTCCTGGAACTGTTGCCGACGATCGACCGGATCGCCGGGGCGTTGGCGCGTCATCGCCAGTTGTCCGATGCGGAGATCGACGATTTTGTGGCCCTGGTGCGGGCCCGGTTCGTGGAGACGCAATACGCCCCACTGGAGCAGCATCGGGGAGAAGCCCTGATGACCACGTATCTGCGGGTGGTCATCGGCCGGTGGCTGCAGGATCTGATCGTGGCGCGGGATGGTCGCTGGCGTCCAACGGCGGCGGCGTTGCGGCTGGGCCCGGTTGCCGTGCATCTGGAGCGCCTGGTCGATCGCGGATGCTCAGTGGATGAGGCCGTCGCGAAACTGATGACCGAAGGTGGTCACGGATACAACGCGAGCGAGCTGCGTGCGCTGTTGCACCAGCTTCCCCGCCGGCCGCCGATGCGCCCGAAGCTGGTGACCGAGGAGGATGCGCACAGCGTACCGGCCGGCGATCAGGACAATGCCGATGCTGTTCTGTCCGCGAAAGAGAGCGTTTCGGCATTTGAAATTGCCGGTCTGGCCCTCAAGGAGGCTCTCGCTGCATTGGACGAGGAAGATCGTCTCCTCGTGACCATGCGGTATCTCGATGGTCACACGCTTGCGCACATTGCGCGTGTCCTGCACCTGGAGCAGAAGCCCCTGTATCGTCGACTGGAACGCGCCATGCGGTTCCTGCGGCAACGATTGGAAGCGGGTGGAATCAGGGCGGAGGACACGACGGATTGGCTCTCGCGGGTGAATCGGTGATGCCGATGATTTTTTCGGTGAAATTTTCTGAAACGGCGGTGAGAAACATGTTTCTGCGGTCCGTCAGAAAGTGTGGAAGGCATTGGGAACATGACAGAACATGCAAGGAGCAGCGGTGAACAAGCGGGCCGATACCCGAATGCTGTCTGACGCGGAAGAGGTGGCAGCATTGATCGACGGAACATTGCCGGAGGACCGGCGCCGGGCTTTGCTGGCCCGGCTGGCGGACGATCCTCAGTGGCGTGATGTCCTGATGATGGCGTGGGAGGTCGAAGCGCCGCAGCCTCTGCACGGGTTCGCCCCGCGCGTGAGGCGATGGCGCTGGACCGTAGCGGCGGCGGCCGCGATGATCGGCGTGGTGGGCCTGTCCTATTGGACCCACATACAGATGTCGGCCGCAAAATCGCCGGTCCTGGCGCTTGCCCTGGTCGATCCGTCATTCATGGCCAACCCCTCGGGTGTTGCCGATGTCAGCCCGGCGATCACCCGCTGGACCCGTGTCCGTGCGGCGCAGCAGGTGCTGCCTACGCAGGCGTTGTCGGTACGGCTGGGGGCGCTGTCGGCGGCCGCCCTGCAGGCTTCACAGGGAAGAGACGGGGAACGTCTCGCTCTGTATCGCGAGGACATGCACGCGCTGCTGCGCCAGCTCCCCGGGAGCAGCCCATTGCTGGGCGCCCTGGACACGGCGAAGGATGCACCGGCATTGTTCGAGGTGTTGCAGAATCTGCGGGCGCTGGTGGATGGCGACGCCTTCGATGCCGGCGTCATGCTGGCGTTGTCGCACGCCCGGGTGGACATCGCTTCCGATCGCCTGACCACCTTGCTGACGCGGGATTCGGCCAACGATACCGAAGTGGCGCGGCTGCTGACCCGGCTGCACGACGCAGGGGCCATCAATGCCCCCGCGCCGAGTGCCGTTACGGTCGCAACGCTCGATTCCCTGCTGGTGCGTCTGGGACGCTGAGTGGCGTCAGGGGCCGCCCACGAAGGCGCCGGCGCACAACTTGTCTTCGAATTCGCCCACCGTTTGCACGTCATCCCCTCGAATCGTGTGATGAGGGATTGTGCGCGTCATGTAGTGCGGCACCGGTCGTGGCAGGGGAGAATCGGCGCGCTGCGTGAGCAGGTAGTTGGCGGCAAAGTCGTCGTCCGACCGGCTTTCCGTTGGACGCTGCCCCATGCGATCGGCCAGGGACAAGACCTGGATCACCAGCGTGATCGCGCCGTTCTTTGCGGCATCACCACGCAGGGTGATGGACTCCTGCTCACTGCCGTCACGCAGGGTGCGCGAAATGCTGACCACCTCACCCGTGAGCGGCGCGCTCCACGCTTCCCGATAGGTCAGCAGTAGATCCAAGTCGTCACCGCAGGCGGCGGGTCCCACCAGCGGAAATGCGCCGGGCGTCAGCATGCCGGCCGTGAGCTGCACGAGACCATTGACGGCATCCGGGCATTCCACGAAGGGGTCCTTGCGTGTCACGGGGGCGCCCTCTTCCGCACGCAGCCCCACGAGAAATGGCTGCGCCACGGTGGCCTTGGGCTGGGGGCGGGTCGCCTTGCGCAGATCCAGCTTCCAGTTGCGCAGATCCCAGTACACCGGCTTTCCATCTTCCGTATATGCACCGTCGATGTACAACGATGGATCGTGCGGTGCGATCCACTGTCCATCCGGAGACTTGGCGTGTTCCGCGACAGGGAACATCAACTCCCACCACGATCCACGATCGACCCAGACTCCAAGTCCCTGATGGAACACGGTCATGACACTCATGCTATTGCTCTCCTCGGCTCAGTATCTGAAACGCAGCCCACACGGATGGTGTGTTGCGTGTCGGGTCCGGATC
The sequence above is drawn from the Gemmatimonas aurantiaca genome and encodes:
- a CDS encoding sigma factor-like helix-turn-helix DNA-binding protein; amino-acid sequence: MSQLTATERQFLELLPTIDRIAGALARHRQLSDAEIDDFVALVRARFVETQYAPLEQHRGEALMTTYLRVVIGRWLQDLIVARDGRWRPTAAALRLGPVAVHLERLVDRGCSVDEAVAKLMTEGGHGYNASELRALLHQLPRRPPMRPKLVTEEDAHSVPAGDQDNADAVLSAKESVSAFEIAGLALKEALAALDEEDRLLVTMRYLDGHTLAHIARVLHLEQKPLYRRLERAMRFLRQRLEAGGIRAEDTTDWLSRVNR